The proteins below are encoded in one region of Campylobacter rectus:
- a CDS encoding AAA family ATPase has protein sequence MIERILIKQNLSFENVELNFGRGLSVFTGVSGAGKSVLMGSIMAVLGLKDSEAKLIEADVSHKFDLEEFGLESEEINTFKLFRDKTTRYFINSQAVSKKNLASIAKEHVKYLSAKEINEFENERFLNLLDSLQAKKDAKFNETLGECRLKFDEFSRISRELKKIIDEEKRVEELKEFASFEINKIESVSPKIGEFDELMELKKRLSKKDKILEAWNRAEQIFNLEQAVTDALNISDIDSGFFEEAMNELRVARENLNMDELEDVDVGGVLDRIEAINSLVRRYGGEEEALQALKMRKAELARYENISFEKSELERKFKQNEAAVNALADKISQARAANLKELESLINSFLKELYMSEISLKINSKTLDAAGRDEVNLSLNETALKNLSSGELNRLRLAFIASESKITGGGEGVIILDEIDANLSGKEAMSIANVLLNLAEFYQIFAISHQPQLSSKANAHFLVEKRGEISNVRELKSEERVSELARMISGERITEEAINFARQLLVV, from the coding sequence ATGATTGAGCGGATTTTGATAAAGCAAAATTTGAGTTTTGAAAACGTCGAGTTAAATTTCGGACGCGGACTTAGCGTATTTACGGGCGTGAGCGGCGCGGGCAAATCAGTCCTGATGGGCTCGATAATGGCGGTTTTGGGGCTAAAAGATAGTGAAGCAAAGCTGATCGAGGCCGACGTCTCGCATAAATTCGACCTTGAAGAATTCGGTCTTGAGAGCGAGGAGATAAATACCTTTAAGCTTTTTCGCGACAAAACGACGCGCTACTTTATAAACTCGCAAGCCGTTTCTAAAAAAAATCTCGCCAGCATCGCCAAAGAGCACGTCAAATACCTATCCGCAAAGGAAATAAACGAATTTGAAAACGAGAGATTTTTAAATTTGCTAGATAGCTTGCAAGCGAAAAAAGACGCTAAATTTAATGAGACGCTTGGCGAATGTAGGCTCAAATTTGACGAATTTAGCCGGATCTCGCGCGAGCTGAAAAAAATAATCGACGAAGAAAAAAGAGTGGAGGAGCTAAAGGAATTTGCCTCTTTTGAAATCAATAAAATAGAGAGCGTGAGCCCGAAGATCGGCGAATTTGACGAGCTGATGGAGCTAAAAAAGCGCCTGAGTAAAAAGGATAAAATTTTAGAAGCGTGGAATAGGGCGGAGCAAATTTTTAATCTCGAGCAGGCCGTGACGGACGCGCTAAACATCAGCGATATCGATAGCGGCTTTTTTGAGGAGGCGATGAACGAGCTGCGAGTGGCGCGCGAAAATCTAAACATGGACGAGCTGGAAGACGTGGATGTGGGGGGCGTGCTGGACCGCATCGAGGCGATAAACTCGCTCGTGCGTCGCTACGGCGGCGAGGAGGAGGCTTTGCAGGCGTTAAAAATGCGCAAGGCGGAGCTAGCAAGATACGAAAATATAAGCTTTGAAAAGAGCGAGCTGGAGCGTAAATTTAAGCAAAATGAAGCCGCGGTAAATGCGCTGGCGGACAAAATCAGTCAGGCTCGCGCGGCAAATTTAAAGGAGCTTGAGTCGCTCATAAATTCGTTTCTAAAAGAGCTTTATATGAGCGAGATTTCATTAAAGATAAATAGCAAAACTCTTGACGCAGCCGGCAGAGACGAGGTAAATTTGAGCCTAAACGAGACGGCGCTAAAAAATCTAAGCTCGGGCGAGCTAAACCGCCTAAGGCTAGCTTTTATCGCGAGCGAAAGCAAGATCACCGGAGGCGGCGAGGGCGTCATAATCTTAGATGAAATAGACGCTAATCTAAGCGGAAAAGAGGCGATGAGTATCGCAAACGTGCTGCTAAATTTGGCCGAATTTTATCAAATTTTCGCTATCTCGCATCAGCCGCAGCTCAGCTCAAAAGCAAACGCGCATTTTTTGGTCGAAAAGCGCGGCGAAATCTCGAACGTAAGGGAGCTAAAAAGCGAGGAGCGCGTGAGTGAACTAGCCAGAATGATAAGCGGCGAGCGTATCACGGAGGAGGCGATAAATTTTGCGAGGCAGCTTTTGGTAGTTTAA
- a CDS encoding NAD(+) kinase, translated as MKNENLLLPKEVKKVGVVAKINADLAGNIEILREILARYGTQILLENAAARHLNLKGYEIRSLAKKCDFLISLGGDGTIISLCRKTAEISPFVLGIHAGRLGFLTDITMNECEKFFAEFFAGKFEVETPFMLDVFLHKKSGEILRKIAFNDAVIAGEKSGSMTHIEAFWNEKYFNAYFGDGVIVSTPVGSTGYNMSAGGAIVYPLSDVFVVTPVCSHSLTQRPVVLPRGFEIKFKTASAAVLVIDGQDRYKMSELESVSMTLSANTARLIRHVGRDYFQILKEKLHWGYND; from the coding sequence ATGAAAAACGAGAATTTACTGCTTCCAAAAGAGGTGAAAAAAGTCGGCGTAGTCGCTAAAATAAATGCCGATTTGGCCGGCAACATAGAAATTTTACGTGAGATTTTGGCTCGCTACGGCACTCAAATTTTACTCGAAAACGCCGCGGCCAGACACTTAAATTTAAAAGGATACGAGATACGCTCGCTAGCTAAAAAGTGCGATTTTTTGATTTCGCTCGGAGGCGACGGCACTATTATCTCTCTTTGTCGCAAAACGGCCGAGATTTCGCCTTTCGTGCTGGGTATCCATGCCGGTAGGCTCGGGTTTTTGACCGATATCACGATGAATGAATGCGAGAAATTTTTCGCCGAGTTTTTTGCGGGCAAATTTGAGGTCGAGACTCCTTTTATGCTTGACGTTTTTTTGCATAAAAAAAGCGGCGAAATTTTACGCAAGATCGCCTTTAACGATGCGGTTATAGCGGGCGAAAAATCAGGTTCGATGACGCATATAGAGGCTTTTTGGAACGAAAAATACTTTAACGCGTATTTCGGCGACGGCGTCATCGTCTCCACGCCGGTTGGCTCGACCGGATACAATATGAGCGCGGGCGGAGCTATCGTCTATCCGCTCAGCGACGTTTTTGTGGTGACGCCCGTTTGCTCGCACTCGCTCACGCAGCGTCCGGTAGTGCTTCCGCGCGGATTTGAGATCAAATTTAAAACCGCAAGCGCGGCGGTGCTGGTGATCGACGGGCAGGACAGGTATAAAATGAGCGAGCTTGAGAGCGTGAGTATGACGCTAAGCGCGAACACGGCGCGGCTAATCCGCCATGTCGGCAGAGATTATTTTCAAATTTTAAAAGAAAAATTACATTGGGGCTATAATGATTGA
- the aspS gene encoding aspartate--tRNA ligase — protein sequence MRSHYCTDLSSADIGKEVTLCGWVNTYRDHGGVIFLDLRDRTGLIQIVCDPADSKSSHEVASHVRDEYVLRIKGKVRARGEGLVNPRLKTGEIEVVADEVIVENPSEPLPFVIGDESVNEDIRLKYRFLDLRNEKLQNIFKMRSKAAIAARNSLDKMGFIEFETPILTRATPEGARDYLVPSRVYPGQFYALPQSPQLFKQLLMCSGFDKYFQIAKCFRDEDLRADRQPEFTQIDIEMSFIEQEDILNMAENMLKDVFAACGYDIQIPFRRMSYKEATESYGSDKPDLRYDLKMNDVIDIFARSSNEIFSKIASEPKKNRIKALKVPNGDNIFSKREMNRFEEFVRKFGAQGLGYFQMKENGLKGPLCKFFEQSDLDEIVERCELKVGDVVFFGAGKKKVVLDYMGRFRIFLAEQMGIIDQNKMEFLWVLDFPMFEQNDDGSYSAMHHPFTMPKNIDEPDLEDILSVAHDVVLNGYELGGGSVRIHKNDVQQKVFKLLGIDEAEQREKFGFLLDALSFGAPPHGGIAIGFDRLNMLVNKTSSIRDVIAFPKTQRAQCPLTKAPSEASGEQLRELGLRLREKEK from the coding sequence ATGCGTAGCCATTACTGCACTGATTTAAGCAGTGCCGACATAGGCAAAGAAGTTACGCTTTGCGGCTGGGTAAATACCTACCGCGACCACGGCGGCGTTATATTTTTGGACCTGCGCGATCGCACGGGACTGATCCAGATCGTCTGCGATCCGGCAGATAGCAAGAGCTCTCACGAGGTCGCATCGCACGTTCGCGACGAGTACGTGCTAAGGATAAAAGGCAAGGTTCGCGCTCGCGGCGAAGGCCTGGTAAATCCGCGCCTAAAAACGGGCGAGATCGAAGTAGTCGCAGACGAAGTAATCGTCGAAAACCCGAGCGAGCCGCTACCTTTCGTCATCGGCGACGAGAGCGTAAATGAGGACATCAGGCTAAAATACAGATTTTTGGACCTTAGAAACGAAAAACTTCAAAATATCTTTAAAATGCGCTCAAAAGCGGCGATCGCGGCCAGAAACAGCCTAGATAAAATGGGCTTTATCGAGTTTGAAACGCCGATTTTAACCCGCGCGACGCCGGAGGGCGCCAGAGACTATCTAGTGCCTAGCCGCGTATATCCGGGTCAGTTTTACGCCCTGCCGCAAAGCCCGCAGCTTTTTAAACAGCTTTTGATGTGCTCAGGCTTTGATAAATATTTCCAGATCGCAAAATGCTTCCGCGACGAGGACTTGCGCGCCGATAGACAGCCGGAATTTACGCAGATAGATATCGAGATGAGCTTCATCGAGCAAGAAGATATCCTAAATATGGCCGAAAATATGCTAAAAGACGTCTTTGCCGCATGCGGATACGATATCCAAATCCCTTTTCGCCGTATGAGCTACAAAGAAGCGACCGAGAGCTACGGCAGCGACAAGCCCGATCTGCGCTACGATCTAAAGATGAACGACGTTATCGACATTTTCGCGCGTTCCAGCAATGAAATCTTTAGCAAAATCGCAAGCGAGCCTAAGAAAAACCGCATCAAAGCGCTAAAAGTGCCAAACGGCGATAATATCTTTAGTAAGCGCGAGATGAATAGATTTGAGGAATTCGTCCGCAAATTCGGCGCTCAAGGCCTTGGCTACTTCCAGATGAAAGAGAACGGGCTAAAAGGACCGCTTTGTAAATTTTTCGAGCAAAGCGACCTTGACGAGATCGTAGAGCGCTGCGAGCTAAAGGTCGGTGACGTCGTCTTTTTCGGCGCCGGCAAGAAAAAAGTCGTGCTTGATTATATGGGGCGATTTAGGATTTTCCTTGCCGAGCAAATGGGTATCATCGACCAAAACAAAATGGAGTTTTTGTGGGTGCTTGATTTCCCGATGTTTGAGCAAAACGACGACGGCAGCTACTCGGCTATGCACCATCCGTTTACTATGCCTAAAAACATCGACGAGCCCGATCTCGAAGACATCCTATCGGTCGCTCACGACGTCGTGCTTAACGGCTATGAGCTTGGCGGCGGCAGCGTGAGGATACACAAAAACGACGTTCAGCAAAAGGTATTTAAGCTGCTAGGTATCGACGAAGCCGAGCAACGCGAGAAATTCGGCTTCTTGCTCGATGCGTTAAGCTTCGGCGCGCCTCCGCACGGCGGTATAGCGATCGGCTTTGACAGGCTAAATATGCTGGTAAATAAAACCAGCTCGATCCGCGATGTCATCGCCTTCCCTAAAACCCAGCGCGCTCAGTGCCCGCTAACTAAGGCGCCTAGCGAAGCTAGCGGCGAGCAGTTGAGAGAATTAGGGCTAAGGCTGCGAGAAAAAGAAAAATAA
- a CDS encoding adenylate kinase encodes MKKLFLIIGAPGSGKTTDASLIAQEDAKFAHFSTGDLLRAEVASGSELGKLIDGFISKGNLVPLDVVVNAIVSAIKSSNKSNVIIDGYPRSVEQMTELDKVLAAQSEIALKGVIEVDVSEAVARERVLGRARGADDNNEVFNNRMKVYLEPIEAIRKFYKSKNLLYIVNGERAIEPIVADIKQLINAL; translated from the coding sequence ATGAAAAAACTATTTTTAATCATCGGCGCTCCGGGCTCCGGCAAAACCACCGACGCATCGCTAATCGCACAAGAAGATGCCAAATTTGCGCACTTCTCGACCGGCGATCTACTTCGCGCAGAGGTTGCCAGCGGCTCAGAGCTTGGCAAACTAATCGACGGCTTCATCTCAAAGGGCAACCTAGTCCCGCTTGACGTCGTCGTAAACGCAATCGTCTCGGCGATCAAAAGCTCGAACAAATCAAACGTCATCATCGACGGCTATCCGCGTAGCGTCGAGCAGATGACCGAGCTAGACAAGGTGCTAGCCGCGCAAAGCGAGATCGCGCTAAAAGGCGTGATCGAAGTGGACGTTAGCGAAGCCGTCGCACGCGAGAGAGTACTCGGACGAGCACGCGGAGCCGACGACAACAACGAGGTTTTTAATAACCGTATGAAGGTTTATCTGGAGCCGATCGAAGCGATACGTAAATTTTACAAAAGCAAAAATCTGCTCTATATCGTAAATGGCGAGCGCGCAATCGAGCCCATAGTCGCCGACATCAAACAGCTCATCAACGCCTTATAA
- the ppa gene encoding inorganic diphosphatase: MNVSKIKAGSNPDKINAVIEIPYGSNIKYEIDKDSGAVVVDRVLYSAMFYPANYGFVPNTLAADGDPADILVLNEYPLQAGSVIPCRLIGVLVMEDEAGMDEKLLAVPVTKIDPRFDGIKSYKDLPEATLNKIKNFFETYKTLEPNKWVKVKEFKCADAAKDILDAAIKNYK; the protein is encoded by the coding sequence ATGAACGTTTCAAAAATCAAAGCAGGCTCAAACCCGGACAAAATCAACGCCGTGATCGAGATCCCATACGGTTCGAACATCAAATACGAGATCGACAAAGATAGCGGCGCGGTCGTGGTCGATCGCGTGCTATACTCGGCGATGTTTTACCCGGCAAACTACGGCTTCGTGCCAAACACCCTCGCAGCCGACGGCGATCCTGCCGATATCTTGGTGCTAAACGAATACCCTCTGCAAGCCGGCAGCGTGATCCCGTGCCGCCTCATCGGCGTGCTCGTGATGGAGGATGAAGCGGGTATGGATGAGAAGCTACTAGCCGTACCGGTCACCAAGATTGATCCGCGATTTGACGGGATCAAGAGCTATAAAGACCTGCCCGAGGCGACGCTAAATAAGATCAAAAATTTCTTCGAGACCTACAAAACGCTTGAGCCGAATAAATGGGTCAAAGTAAAAGAATTTAAATGCGCTGACGCTGCAAAAGATATCCTGGACGCGGCGATCAAAAACTACAAATAA
- a CDS encoding DUF937 domain-containing protein gives MDILKLLLGGSGGVLDAMSQKSGLGANDVEAVVSKIAPIFMQRANENFKSDADSSNFLEMIRRANLDEMKSDPQNISVAEGNELLGVLTGSKENSKALAGNVGSQLGISADSIKTLLPIIAPMIADMLNNQLKTSNLQGSADNGSVMSMLIRFLDQNKDGSIVDDIFRIAGDFLGKK, from the coding sequence ATGGATATATTAAAGCTACTTTTAGGCGGCTCCGGCGGCGTGCTAGATGCGATGTCGCAAAAAAGCGGACTAGGCGCAAACGACGTAGAGGCCGTAGTTTCCAAGATCGCGCCTATTTTTATGCAAAGAGCGAATGAAAATTTTAAATCGGACGCGGATTCGTCGAATTTCCTCGAGATGATCCGCCGCGCAAACCTAGACGAGATGAAAAGCGACCCGCAAAACATCAGCGTCGCCGAGGGCAACGAGCTGTTGGGAGTGCTAACGGGCTCGAAAGAAAACAGCAAAGCCCTCGCCGGCAACGTCGGCTCGCAGCTAGGCATCAGCGCAGATTCCATAAAAACCCTGCTGCCGATAATCGCACCGATGATTGCGGACATGCTAAATAATCAACTAAAAACCTCAAATTTGCAAGGCTCGGCAGACAACGGCTCCGTTATGTCGATGCTCATACGGTTTTTAGATCAGAACAAAGACGGCTCGATAGTCGATGATATTTTTAGGATTGCGGGCGATTTTCTCGGTAAAAAATAG
- the mnmC gene encoding bifunctional tRNA (5-methylaminomethyl-2-thiouridine)(34)-methyltransferase MnmD/FAD-dependent 5-carboxymethylaminomethyl-2-thiouridine(34) oxidoreductase MnmC: MKSARVVFKGGIPFSPEFDDIYFNADDPIGQSEYVFSSVFDEIWSKKSEFNVLETGFGAGLNFLCAFKRFKNSDKFLNFVSIEKMPITKDDLAKIYANFSELADVSGELLDAYPPLIRGFHRLNLAPNVTLTLCFGDVAEVLDELSFIADAVFMDGFAPAKNEAMWSERICGKIANLCAFGASVCTYSASGALKRALQNSGFEVNLLKGYGKKREMLRAKFASGRQAGSEIWFSRFDPASRAAPKTALVIGGGVAGCVCAFKLRERDLKVTIAEKRGDIALNGSGNHCGILMPLITKPTVNLGRMHMNAFLQAARFYGQNLGAQEIEFCGATDYAYERKTLERFYEWREFDADNGVFELKFEGEPYASAFIFKGAKARPRKMCKAASAGIKTLLNCEFTGFETLEGGTVRAHFKDGQSIDADVLVLAVGSESMELFADYDIRLSSVRGQVTHIEPAVRTSAPFSAKGYVCPPVDDVQVIGATYDRNLFLDEPRSSDDEKNLADVAEFLGGEFAESERVNLSGEQDQNLTIGPDGDAKNADHLKTNNSSVNLNENTDNVEILRGAIADEKIIRKFNDEPIDVASLANGENSSEIKTVATSDKISLTREFGEISPASFAYETSVEKCASSEHLLGVKFINQIKTVNKNLPDLAKNVGKADGFKSSNFTKISPLANLQRPMNAKDAVKIGKDAKFVSAGSAEFLDSSNLDKRAESLNLTSLKRRTDRLNLLNLTENKDADCSAQTYDAPNSAMPENLLNAATKTPPNIRIIGSKVGYRSYSGDRFPLIGRLYDEDFYKDAYKSLLWTKNRPNPSPKYVPNVYASTAHGSRGLCTAVLGAELVCDLIFDRPLCIEKSLFDELHLARFLVRKLKKGLR; encoded by the coding sequence ATGAAAAGCGCTCGAGTCGTTTTTAAAGGCGGTATCCCGTTTAGTCCCGAATTTGACGACATTTACTTTAACGCAGACGATCCCATAGGCCAGAGCGAGTATGTTTTTAGCTCCGTTTTTGATGAAATTTGGAGCAAAAAGAGCGAATTTAACGTGCTTGAGACGGGATTTGGCGCGGGGTTAAATTTCCTCTGCGCCTTTAAAAGATTTAAAAACTCGGATAAATTTTTAAATTTCGTCAGTATCGAAAAAATGCCGATCACTAAAGATGATCTAGCCAAAATTTACGCGAATTTTAGCGAGCTTGCGGACGTTTCTGGCGAGCTTTTGGACGCCTATCCTCCGCTTATTCGCGGATTTCACAGGCTAAATTTAGCCCCAAACGTTACGCTTACATTGTGCTTTGGCGACGTTGCCGAGGTTTTGGACGAGCTTAGCTTTATCGCGGACGCCGTTTTTATGGACGGCTTTGCTCCCGCTAAAAACGAAGCTATGTGGAGCGAGCGGATTTGCGGTAAAATCGCAAATTTATGCGCATTCGGTGCTAGCGTTTGCACGTATTCGGCCTCGGGCGCGCTAAAAAGAGCCCTGCAAAATAGCGGTTTTGAGGTAAATTTACTCAAAGGCTACGGCAAAAAGCGCGAGATGCTGCGGGCCAAATTTGCGAGCGGACGACAAGCCGGGAGCGAAATTTGGTTTAGTAGGTTCGACCCCGCGAGCAGGGCTGCGCCAAAGACGGCGCTAGTTATCGGCGGTGGCGTAGCGGGCTGCGTTTGCGCGTTTAAGTTGCGCGAGCGCGATTTAAAAGTCACGATCGCCGAAAAGCGCGGCGACATCGCGCTAAACGGCTCTGGAAATCACTGCGGGATTTTGATGCCGCTCATCACGAAACCAACCGTAAATTTGGGCCGCATGCATATGAACGCGTTTTTGCAGGCGGCGCGCTTTTACGGCCAAAACCTCGGCGCCCAGGAGATAGAGTTTTGCGGCGCGACTGACTACGCGTATGAGCGAAAGACGCTGGAGCGCTTTTACGAGTGGCGAGAATTTGACGCGGATAACGGCGTTTTTGAGCTAAAATTCGAGGGCGAGCCTTACGCTAGCGCGTTTATTTTTAAGGGCGCAAAAGCTCGTCCTAGAAAAATGTGCAAGGCGGCAAGCGCAGGCATAAAAACGCTTTTAAACTGCGAATTTACGGGCTTTGAGACGCTTGAGGGCGGCACGGTTAGGGCGCACTTTAAGGACGGACAAAGCATCGACGCCGACGTACTCGTGCTTGCTGTCGGTAGCGAGAGTATGGAGCTCTTTGCGGACTACGACATCAGGCTTAGCTCCGTGCGCGGCCAGGTCACGCATATCGAGCCTGCCGTCCGGACGTCTGCGCCTTTTAGCGCCAAAGGCTACGTTTGCCCGCCTGTCGATGACGTGCAGGTGATCGGCGCGACTTATGATAGAAATCTTTTTTTGGACGAGCCGCGCTCTAGCGACGACGAGAAAAATTTGGCCGACGTCGCCGAGTTTTTAGGCGGCGAATTTGCGGAAAGCGAGCGAGTAAATTTAAGCGGCGAGCAGGATCAAAATTTAACTATCGGCCCAGACGGCGACGCTAAAAACGCGGATCATTTAAAAACAAATAACAGTAGCGTAAATTTAAACGAAAACACCGATAATGTGGAAATTTTGCGCGGCGCGATCGCGGACGAAAAAATCATCCGCAAATTTAATGACGAGCCGATAGATGTCGCGTCTCTTGCGAACGGTGAAAATTCGAGCGAGATAAAAACGGTTGCGACAAGCGATAAAATTTCGCTTACGCGGGAGTTTGGCGAAATATCACCCGCCTCGTTCGCATACGAAACAAGTGTCGAAAAATGCGCTAGCTCAGAGCATCTTTTAGGCGTAAAATTTATAAACCAAATCAAAACCGTAAATAAAAATCTGCCGGATTTGGCAAAAAACGTGGGAAAAGCAGACGGTTTTAAGTCGTCAAATTTTACAAAAATAAGCCCTTTGGCAAATTTGCAAAGGCCGATGAACGCAAAGGATGCCGTTAAAATCGGTAAAGATGCGAAATTTGTCTCGGCGGGCTCGGCGGAGTTCTTAGATTCGTCAAATTTGGACAAGCGAGCCGAGTCTTTAAATTTGACAAGTTTAAAGCGGCGGACCGATCGTTTAAATTTGCTAAATTTGACTGAAAACAAAGATGCGGACTGCTCGGCACAGACGTATGATGCGCCAAATTCGGCTATGCCCGAAAATCTCTTGAACGCTGCAACCAAAACCCCGCCCAATATCCGAATAATCGGCTCAAAAGTCGGCTATCGCAGTTACAGCGGCGACCGTTTTCCGCTCATCGGACGACTTTACGACGAGGATTTTTATAAAGACGCCTACAAGTCGCTGCTTTGGACGAAAAATAGGCCAAATCCGTCTCCAAAATACGTGCCAAACGTCTATGCGAGCACCGCTCACGGCTCGCGCGGGCTTTGCACGGCGGTGCTGGGCGCCGAGCTCGTCTGCGATCTTATTTTCGACCGTCCGCTTTGCATCGAAAAATCGCTTTTTGACGAGCTTCATTTGGCAAGATTTCTCGTTAGAAAGCTCAAAAAAGGACTAAGATAG